In Eublepharis macularius isolate TG4126 chromosome 4, MPM_Emac_v1.0, whole genome shotgun sequence, the following are encoded in one genomic region:
- the LOC129329126 gene encoding zinc finger protein 420-like isoform X2: MESRAGESQPETGARAEGFPQSQAGDVKQEKQDPSEEEKEAPAVPWQRFLFGEDKQEGDGGAPSLGMGRMTGGYSRPSLQCDGAHTPSVQLDQVLVTFKDVSVDFSEEEWALLDPGQRALHREVTEENYGNLASLGLVIPKPDCASWPEEEEDPFREVSTEGNSLAGDGREHKKEQQHRRKIKVQQKQQKKSVSLDRADVCVIGLVGHERIHTAEKRYKCSERGKSFRANSSLVLHKRLHIGEKPYKCSECGKAFRNKSDLVSHQRIHTGEKPHQCPECGKCFRQISALSSHQRIHTGDKPYKCSVCGKCFRQISALTSHQRIHTGEKPYKCLECGKCFRQSSALAFHQRIHTGQKPYKCSECRMSFTQHSHLSSHQRIHTGEKPYKCSECGKSFTVKSELVSHQRIHTGEKAYSCSDCGKNFTQKKNLTSHQRIHTDQKPYKCSECGKSFRARKSLLYHQKIHRGEKPYKCSECGKGFRQNSSLASHQSIHTGEKPYKCSECGKYFRQISALAFHRRIHTGEKPYKCLECGRSFTQSSHLSSHQRIHTGEKPYKCSECGKSFTAKSELVSHQRIHTGEKPYSCSDCGKNFNQKKNLTSHQRIHTEQKPYKCSECGKSFRAKNSLVYHQRIHTGEKPYKCSECGKGFRQNSTLVSHRRIHTGEKPYKCTECGKSFNMSGNLTSHQRIHIGEKPHKCPECCKSFRTSKELKSHQRIHTGEKPYKCPECGKSFRTSTELKSHQRIHTGEKPYKCSKCGKSFTFSSSLVSHQRIHTGEKPYKCSVCGKSYRGISSLAYHLTIHTGELPFKCSECGKGFRSSTGLRSHERIHTGEKPYKCSECGKSFSRKKNLSSHQRIHTGEKPYKCSECGKCFRVSSCLVLHKRIHTGEKPYKCSECGKAFTSNSGLVSHQRIHTGEKPYTCRFCGKSVRVNSALVLHQRIHTGEKPYKCSECGKSFRQSSALAYHQTIHTGERPFKCSECGKGFRSSTRLISHRSIHTDGKPFKCSECGMAFMHSSDLASHQRIHTGEKPYKCSECGKSFRTSSALSCHQRIHRGEKPYKCTECGMSFTHNSALASHRRIHTGEKPYKCSECERSFRTTSDFNNHQRIHTGEKPYKCSECGKSFRTSSELNTHQRIHTGGKPFKCFECGKSFTVSWSLVSHLTIHKSECV; encoded by the exons ATGGAGAGCCGGGCCGGGGAGTCCCAGCCAGAGACCGGCGCCCGGGCAGAAGGCTTCCCCCAGAGCCAGGCGGGGGATGTGAAGCAGGAGAAGCAG GACCcatcagaagaagaaaaagaggctCCAGCAGTGCCATGGCAGAGATTCCTCTTTGGGGAGGACAAGCAGGAGGGCGATGGAGGTGCCCCTTCCCTGG GCATGGGAAGAATGACAGGTGGATATTCTAGGCCTTCCCTTCAGTGTGATGGGGCACACACACCCTCTGTGCAGCTAGATCAG GTTCTGGTGACCTTTAAGGATGTGTCTGTGGATTTCTCGGAGGAGGAGTGGGCGCTGCTGGATCCGGGCCAAAGGGCTCTGCACAGGGAAGTCACAGAGGAGAATTACGGGAACCTGGCCTCTCTCG GGCTTGTGATTCCCAAACCTGACTGTGCCTCCTGGCCAGAAGAAGAGGAAGATCCATTCAGAGAGGTCTCCACGGAGGGAAACAGCTTGGCAG GTGATGGGAGGGAGCACAAGAAAGAACAACAGCACAGAAGGAAAATCAAAgtacagcagaagcagcagaagaaatCTGTTTCATTGGACAGAGCGGATGTCTGTGTAATTGGCCTTGTCGGCcatgagagaatccacacagcgGAGAAACGGTATAAATGTTCCGAacgtggaaagagcttcagagcCAACAGCTCCCTAGTTTTACATAAAAGactccacattggggagaaaccatataaatgttcagaatgtggaaaggcTTTCAGGAACAAATCAGACCTTGTttcccatcagagaatccacacaggagagaaaccacatCAATGCCCAGAATGTGGAAAGTGTTTCAGGCAGATCTCAGCCCTtagttcccatcaaagaatccatactggagataaaccatataaatgctcagtgtGTGGAAAGTGTTTTAGGCAGATCTCAgcccttacttcccatcaaagaatccatactggagagaaaccatataaatgcttagagtgtgggaaGTGTTTCAGGCAGAGTTCAGCTCTTGctttccatcaaagaatccatactggacagaaaccatataaatgctcagaatgtagAATGAGCTTTACTCAGCATTCTCACCTGTCttcccatcagagaatccacacaggggagaagccatataaatgttctgaatgtggaaagagcttcacagTCAAGTCAGAACtagtttcccatcaaagaattcacacaggggagaaagcaTATAGCTGTTCTGATTGTGGAAAGAACttcacacagaaaaaaaacctgacttcccatcaaagaatccacacagaccagaagccatataaatgctctgagtgtggaaagagcttcagagcCAGGAAGTCCCTGCTTTACCATCAAAAAATCCAcagaggagagaaaccatataaatgctcagagtgtggaaagggtTTCCGGCAGAACTCAAGCCTTGCTTCCCATCAAAGTATCCATaccggagagaaaccatataaatgctcagaatgtgggaaGTATTTCAGGCAGATCTCAGCCCTTGCTTTCCATCGAAGaatccatactggagagaaaccatataaatgtttagagTGTGGACGGAGCTTCACTCAGAGTTCTCACCTGTCttcccatcagagaatccacacaggggagaagccatataaatgttctgaatgtggaaagagcttcacagCCAAGTCAGAACtagtttcccatcaaagaatccacacaggagagaaaccgtataGCTGTTCTGATTGTGGAAAGAACTTcaatcagaaaaaaaatcttacttcccatcaaagaatccacacagagcagaagccatataaatgttctgaatgtggaaagagcttcagagcCAAGAACTCCCTGGTTTaccatcaaagaatacacacaggagagaaaccatataaatgctcagagtgcGGAAAAGGTTTCAGGCAGAACTCAACCCTTGTTTCCCATCGAAGaatccatactggagagaaaccatataaatgcacagaatgtggaaagagcttcaataTGAGTGGAAATCttacctcccatcaaagaatccacataggggagaaaccacataaatgccCAGAATGTTGTAAGAGTTTTAGGACGAGTAAAGAACTTaagtcccatcaaagaattcacacaggagagaaaccatataagtgcccagaatgtggaaagagctttaggaCAAGTACAGAACTTaagtcccatcaaagaattcacacaggagagaaaccatataaatgctcaaaatgtggaaagagcttcacatTCAGCTCGTCATtagtttcccatcaaagaatccacacaggggagaaaccatataaatgttctgtGTGTGGAAAGAGCTATAGAGGCATCTCTTCCCTGGCTTACCATCTAACTATTCACACAGGGGAGCTCCCCTTTAAATGCTCTGAATGTGGAAAGGGCTTCAGATCCAGCACAGGCCTTCGttcccatgaaagaattcacacaggagagaaaccatataaa tgttctgagtgtggaaagagcttcagtaggaaaaaaaacctgagttCCCATCaaaggatccacacaggggagaagccatataaatgttcagaatgtggaaagtgcTTCAGAGTCAGCAGCTGCCTAGTTTTACATAAAAggatccacactggggagaagccatacaaatgttcagaatgtggaaaggcTTTCACAAGCAACTCAGGCCTTGTttcccatcagagaatccacacaggagagaaaccatatacatgcagGTTTTGTGGAAAGAGCGTCAGAGTCAACTCAGCCCTAGTTttacatcaaagaatccacactggggagaaaccctataaatgttctgagtgtggaaagagcttcagacaGAGCTCCGCCCTGGCTTACCATCAAACTATCCACACAGGGGAGCGCCCATTTAAATGCTCTGAATGTGGAAAGGGCTTCAGATCCAGCACACGCCTTATTTCTCATCGAAGCATCCACACAGATGGgaaaccatttaaatgctcagaatgtggaatggcattcatgcacagctcagaccttgcttcccatcaaagaatccatactggagagaaaccatataaatgctcagaatgtggaaagagctttaggaCAAGTTCAGCCCTTTcttgccatcaaagaatccacagaggtgagaaaccatataaatgcacagAATGTGGAATGTCTTTCACGCACAATTCAGCCCTTGCTTCCCATCGAAGAATCCATACtggagaaaaaccatataaatgctcagaatgtgaaAGAAGCTTTAGGACAACTTCAGATTTTAATaaccaccaaagaattcacacaggagagaaaccatataaatgctcagaatgtggaaagagctttaggaCAAGTTCAGAACTTAatacccatcaaagaattcacacaggagggaaaccatttaaatgctttgaatgtggaaagagcttcacagTCAGCTGGTCACTAGTTTCCCATCTTACTATCCACAAAAGCGAATGTGTATGA
- the LOC129329126 gene encoding zinc finger protein 501-like isoform X1 codes for MASGDMREHKKEQQHRKKIKVQQKQQKKSVSLDRSDVSEIDLIGPDKIHTGEKPYSCSECGKSFSRKKNLSSHQRIHTGEKPYKCSECGKCFRVSSCLVLHKRIHTGEKPYKCSECGKAFTSNSGLVSHQRIHTGEKPYTCRFCGKSVRVNSALVLHQRIHTGEKPYKCSECGKSFRQSSALAYHQTIHTGERPFKCSECGKGFRSSTRLISHRSIHTDGKPFKCSECGMAFMHSSDLASHQRIHTGEKPYKCSECGKSFRTSSALSCHQRIHRGEKPYKCTECGMSFTHNSALASHRRIHTGEKPYKCSECERSFRTTSDFNNHQRIHTGEKPYKCSECGKSFRTSSELNTHQRIHTGGKPFKCFECGKSFTVSWSLVSHLTIHKSECV; via the exons ATGGCATCAG GTGATATGAGGGAGCACAAGAAAGAACAACAGCACAGAAAGAAAATCAAAgtacagcagaagcagcagaaaaaATCCGTTTCTTTGGATAGATCAGATGTCAGTGAAATTGACCTTATCGGCCCTGAcaaaatccacacaggggagaaaccatatagctgttctgagtgtggaaagagcttcagtaggaaaaaaaacctgagttCCCATCaaaggatccacacaggggagaagccatataaatgttcagaatgtggaaagtgcTTCAGAGTCAGCAGCTGCCTAGTTTTACATAAAAggatccacactggggagaagccatacaaatgttcagaatgtggaaaggcTTTCACAAGCAACTCAGGCCTTGTttcccatcagagaatccacacaggagagaaaccatatacatgcagGTTTTGTGGAAAGAGCGTCAGAGTCAACTCAGCCCTAGTTttacatcaaagaatccacactggggagaaaccctataaatgttctgagtgtggaaagagcttcagacaGAGCTCCGCCCTGGCTTACCATCAAACTATCCACACAGGGGAGCGCCCATTTAAATGCTCTGAATGTGGAAAGGGCTTCAGATCCAGCACACGCCTTATTTCTCATCGAAGCATCCACACAGATGGgaaaccatttaaatgctcagaatgtggaatggcattcatgcacagctcagaccttgcttcccatcaaagaatccatactggagagaaaccatataaatgctcagaatgtggaaagagctttaggaCAAGTTCAGCCCTTTcttgccatcaaagaatccacagaggtgagaaaccatataaatgcacagAATGTGGAATGTCTTTCACGCACAATTCAGCCCTTGCTTCCCATCGAAGAATCCATACtggagaaaaaccatataaatgctcagaatgtgaaAGAAGCTTTAGGACAACTTCAGATTTTAATaaccaccaaagaattcacacaggagagaaaccatataaatgctcagaatgtggaaagagctttaggaCAAGTTCAGAACTTAatacccatcaaagaattcacacaggagggaaaccatttaaatgctttgaatgtggaaagagcttcacagTCAGCTGGTCACTAGTTTCCCATCTTACTATCCACAAAAGCGAATGTGTATGA